A single region of the Epinephelus moara isolate mb chromosome 14, YSFRI_EMoa_1.0, whole genome shotgun sequence genome encodes:
- the LOC126401472 gene encoding E3 ubiquitin-protein ligase TRIM21-like — protein MAAASSSLSEDQFLCSICLDVFTDPVSTPCGHNFCKNCITEHWNINVHYQCPNCKKVFDTRPELQVNTFVSEMVSHFRQSAQQRASSSEQQAAEPGDVPCDVCTGPKVKALKSCLVCLVSYCETHLEPHLTASGLKRHQLIDPVENLEGRMCTKHDKPLELFCKTDQMCLCMLCTVLDHKSHDFVPLKEEYERKKSKLRKTEAEIQQMIKTRRLKIQGFQRSVSISRKNADREIANSNHVFTELKEAIERHQAKVIKMAEEKHRMTEKQAEGFIKKLEQEISELKKRSSELEQLSRSEDHLNLVQKFPSLDAAPPTKNWIEVKVCLPSYEGTVRTAVDQLVEMLKNEMKKLLTKFELKTVQQYAVDVTLDPDTANPRLILSEDGKQVHDGTVWKDLPENPKRFSRGLCVLGKQFVSSGKFYFEVQVKGKTKWALGVAAESVNRKGPITASPNNGYWTIGLMNEIIYHAPTETLVPLSQKLKPEKVGVFVDYDEGLVSFYDDAAALIYTCTGCSFTEKLHPVFSPFANQDGKNSAPLIICPVNPT, from the coding sequence ATGGCTGCTGCCAGCAGTTCACTGTCTGAAGATCAGTTTCTGTGCTCCATCTGTCTGGATGTGTTCACTGATCCAGTCAGCACACCATGTGGACACAACTTCTGCAAGAACTGCATCACTGAACACTGGAATATTAATGTCCACTATCAGTGTCCCAACTGTAAAAAGGTTTTCGACACAAGACCTGAGCTGCAGGTCAATACTTTTGTCTCTGAGATGGTTTCTCACTTCAGACAGTCAGCTCAACAGAGAGCCAGCAGCTCAGAGCAACAAGCTGCTGAACCAGGAGACGTTCCCTGTGACGTCTGCACTGGACCCAAAGTGAAGGCCCTGAAGTCCTGCCTGGTGTGTCTGGTCTCCTACTGTGAGACTCACCTGGAGCCTCATCTGACAGCGTCAGGCCTGAAAAGACATCAGCTGATCGACCCTGTGGAGAACCTGGAAGGCAGGATGTGTACGAAGCACGATAAACCTCTGGAGCTGTTCTGTAAGACCGACCAGATGTGTCTGTGCATGCTCTGCACAGTTTTGGATCACAAGTCACATGATTTTGTTCCTCTAAAAGAAGAATATGAAAGGAAAAAGTCCAAGCTTCGGAAGACAGAGGCTGAAATTCAGCAGATGATCAAGACGAGACGACTCAAGATTCAAGGGTTCCAACGTTCAGTCAGCATCAGCAGGAaaaatgcagacagagagatagcaAACAGCAATCATGTCTTCACCGAGCTGAAGGAGGCTATTGAGAGACACCAGGCCAAAGTTATTAAGATGGCTGAAGAAAAGCACAGAATGACAGAGAAACAGGCTGAAGGCTTCATCAAAAAGCTGGAACAGGAAATCTCTGAGCTGAAGAAGAGAAGCTCTGAGCTGGAGCAGCTCTCACGCTCAGAAGACCACCTTAACCTCGTCCAGAAGTTTCCATCCCTGGATGCTGCTCCACCCACCAAGAACTGGATAGAGGTCAAAGTCTGCCTTCCTTCATATGAGGGGACTGTGAGGACAGCTGTTGATCAGTTGGTGGAGATGCTCAAAAATGAGATGAAGAAGCTTCTCACAAAGTTTGAGTTAAAGACAGTCCAGCAGTATGCAGTGGACGTCACACTCGATCCTGATACAGCAAATCCCAGACTCATCCTGTCTGAAGATGGGAAACAAGTACATGATGGTACTGTGTGGAAGGATCTCCCAGAAAACCCAAAGAGATTTTCTCGTGGTCTCTGTGTCTTGGGGAAGCAGTTTGTTTCTTCAGGAAAATTTTACTTTGAGGTTCAGGTGAAAGGGAAAACGAAATGGGCTTTAGGAGTTGCTGCAGAGTCAGTCAACAGAAAGGGGCCAATCACTGCAAGCCCAAACAATGGTTACTGGACAATAGGTTTGATGAATGAAATTATCTACCATGCTCCTACTGAGACCTTAGTCCCTCTCTCTCAGAAGTTGAAGCCTGAGAAGGTGGGGGTGTTTGTAGATTATGACGAGGGTCTGGTCTCCTTTTATGATGATGCTGCAGCTCTTATCTACACCTGTACTGGCTGCTCCTTCACTGAAAAACTCCACCCAGTCTTCTCTCCCTTTGCAAATCAGGATGGTAAAAACTCTGCCCCTCTGATCATCTGTCCTGTCAACCCTACTTAG
- the LOC126401475 gene encoding E3 ubiquitin-protein ligase TRIM21-like produces MAAASSSLSEDQFLCSICLDVFTDPVSTPCGHNFCKNCITEHWNINVPYQCPDCNKVFDTRPELQVNTFVSEMVSHFRQSAQQRASSSDRQAAEPGDVPCDVCTGPKMKAPKSCLVCLVSYCETHLEPHLTASGLKRHQLIDPVENLEGRMCMKHDKLLELFCKTDQMCLCMLCTVLDHKSHDFVPLKEEYERNLANLGWTEDEIQQMIEERRLKIQEFKHSVSVSRENADREIAIRNHVFTKLKEAIERNQAKLIESTEEKHRMTEKQAEGFIKELEQEFSELEKRSAELEQLLFSEDHLNLVQKFPSLDASPPTKNWTEVKVCPPSYEGTVRTAVDQLVEMLKNEMKKLLTNIELKTVQQYAMDVTLGPDTAHPRLILSEDGKQVHEGGVRKNLPENPKRFSHSRRVLGKQFVSSGNFYFEVQMKGKPYWGLGVVRESVNRKGLLTVSPNNGYWTIGLMNGIIYHAVTETFVRLSQKSKPEKVGVFVDYDEGLVSFYDVDAAALIDTYTGCSFTEKVHPVFLPCANQDGKNSAPLIICPVNPT; encoded by the exons ATGGCTGCTGCCAGCAGTTCACTGTCTGAAGATCAGTTTCTGTGCTCCATCTGTCTGGATGTGTTCACTGATCCAGTCAGCACACCATGTGGACACAACTTCTGTAAGAACTGCATCACTGAACACTGGAATATTAATGTCCCCTATCAGTGTCCCGACTGTAATAAGGTTTTTGACACAAGACCTGAGCTGCAGGTCAATACTTTTGTCTCTGAGATGGTTTCTCACTTCAGACAGTCAGCTCAACAGAGAGCCAGCAGCTCAGACCGACAAGCTGCTGAACCAGGAGACGTTCCCTGTGACGTCTGCACTGGACCCAAAATGAAGGCCCCGAAGTCCTGCCTGGTGTGTCTGGTCTCCTACTGTGAGACTCACCTGGAGCCTCATCTGACAGCATCAGGCCTGAAAAGACATCAGCTGATCGACCCTGTGGAGAACCTGGAAGGCAGGATGTGTATGAAGCACGATAAACTGCTGGAGCTGTTCTGTAAGACCGACCAGATGTGTCTCTGCATGCTCTGCACAGTTTTGGATCACAAGTCACATGATTTTGTTCCTCTAAAAGAAGAATATGAAAGAAACCTGGCCAAT CTTGGATGGACAGAGGATGAAATTCAGCAGATGATCGAGGAGAGACGACTCAAGATTCAAGAGTTCAAACATTCAGTCAGTGTCAGCAGGGaaaatgcagacagagagatagcaATCAGAAATCATGTCTTCACCAAGCTGAAGGAGGCTATTGAGAGAAACCAGGCCAAACTTATTGAGTCGACTGAAGAAAAGCACAGAATGACAGAGAAACAGGCTGAAGGCTTCATCAAAGAGCTGGAACAGGAATTCTCTGAGCTGGAGAAGAGAAGCGCTGAGCTGGAGCAGCTCTTATTCTCAGAAGACCACCTTAACCTCGTCCAGAAGTTTCCATCTCTGGATGCTTCTCCGCCCACCAAGAACTGGACAGAGGTCAAAGTCTGTCCACCTTCATATGAGGGGACTGTGAGGACAGCTGTTGATCAGTTGGTGGAGATGCTCAAAAATGAGATGAAGAAGCTTCTCACAAACATTGAGTTAAAGACAGTCCAGCAGTATGCAATGGACGTCACACTTGGTCCTGATACAGCACATCCCAGACTCATCCTGTCTGAAGATGGGAAACAAGTACATGAAGGTGGTGTGAGGAAGAATCTCCCAGAAAACCCAAAGAGATTTTCTCACAGTCGTCGTGTCTTGGGGAAGCAGTTTGTTTCTTCAGGAAACTTTTACTTTGAGGTTCAGATGAAAGGGAAACCTTATTGGGGTTTGGGAGTTGTCAGAGAGTCAGTCAACAGAAAGGGGCTACTCACTGTAAGCCCAAACAATGGTTACTGGACAATAGGTTTGATGAATGGAATTATCTACCATGCTGTTACTGAGACTTTCGTCCGTCTCTCTCAGAAGTCAAAGCCTGAGAAGGTGGGGGTGTTTGTAGATTATGACGAGGGCCTGGTCTCCTTTTATGATGTTGATGCTGCAGCTCTTATCGACACCTATACTGGCTGCTCCTTCACTGAAAAAGTCCACCCAGTCTTTCTTCCCTGTGCAAATCAGGATGGTAAAAACTCTGCCCCTCTGATCATCTGTCCTGTCAACCCTACTTAG